From Deltaproteobacteria bacterium, one genomic window encodes:
- a CDS encoding inositol phosphorylceramide synthase: MKRLPFILAALYLLSVQLLFGVGTEHLFIVGLLLTGYYAHQKSRQLILDLLPLALFGVLYDFLRAIPKSWTGPIHVIWPYELEKSLFGFSYHGTRIIPNEYFASHHSLPLDLLTAITYSLHVVVPIGFFLWTWFKHRPLSKHFAWAFLLVNLLAFLTYILLPVAPPWYVEQYGLVPGDWTIPGNVAGLVYFDQWIGIPYFEHLYARSAWVFGAIPSMHAGFPVLVILFAHKVFKKGVIPFYCFAALVWFSAVYLRHHYIIDLLAGAFYSLISFWLVHFC; encoded by the coding sequence ATGAAGCGGCTCCCTTTCATCTTGGCTGCGTTGTATCTTCTCTCCGTACAACTCCTGTTCGGGGTCGGCACAGAACATCTTTTTATTGTCGGTCTTCTTTTGACGGGATATTATGCCCATCAGAAGAGCCGGCAGTTGATCCTTGATCTCCTGCCATTAGCCCTTTTTGGGGTTCTCTACGATTTTCTCCGTGCCATTCCAAAATCCTGGACCGGCCCGATTCATGTTATCTGGCCGTATGAGCTCGAAAAGAGCCTCTTCGGATTTTCCTATCATGGAACCCGTATCATCCCGAACGAATATTTCGCCTCACACCACTCTCTTCCGCTCGATCTACTGACGGCCATCACCTATTCCCTTCATGTCGTTGTCCCGATCGGCTTTTTTCTCTGGACCTGGTTTAAACATCGTCCTCTCTCAAAACACTTTGCCTGGGCCTTCCTGCTCGTAAACCTGCTTGCCTTTCTTACCTACATTTTGCTCCCGGTCGCACCCCCTTGGTACGTGGAACAATACGGCCTCGTCCCGGGTGACTGGACGATCCCAGGAAATGTGGCGGGCCTTGTTTATTTTGATCAATGGATTGGAATACCGTATTTTGAGCACCTCTATGCCAGGAGTGCCTGGGTCTTTGGGGCAATCCCCTCCATGCACGCCGGATTTCCGGTACTCGTCATCCTTTTTGCCCACAAGGTTTTCAAAAAGGGGGTGATCCCTTTCTATTGCTTCGCTGCGCTTGTCTGGTTCTCAGCCGTCTACCTCCGCCACCACTATATTATCGATCTGCTGGCGGGTGCTTTTTATTCCTTGATCAGCTTTTGGTTAGTACATTTTTGTTGA
- a CDS encoding diacylglycerol kinase family lipid kinase: MSKSLVIINPTAGGGRAKALWPTLEPRLKEALGSFEIKVTKKRGEGQKIAGKTANFSRVIACGGDGTIHEVANGLFQIDERHRPVLGILSMGTGSDFIKSLKIPNDPFHQVATLKQGQTRKIDVGKIEFTLKGKQEKRIFLNIVDAGLGADVLERLHTSRRFFGRSAAYLLATLQAYRHRKCHEMEIVVDGERGWREKALLIALANGQCFGGGMRIAPHANLEDGLIDITLVRDLSPTRLPLVLPALYAGKLDHLPQVTMRRGRRVEINSSFPVPLDIDGEQIGTLPLHLEVLPEALRLFS, encoded by the coding sequence ATGAGCAAATCCCTTGTCATCATCAATCCCACAGCCGGTGGGGGGCGCGCAAAGGCGCTTTGGCCAACTCTCGAACCCCGTCTTAAAGAGGCCCTCGGATCTTTTGAAATAAAGGTTACCAAGAAACGGGGGGAGGGACAGAAAATAGCTGGTAAGACTGCAAACTTCTCGAGGGTCATTGCCTGTGGCGGAGACGGAACGATCCATGAAGTCGCCAATGGCCTATTTCAAATCGATGAGAGGCACCGGCCTGTTTTGGGTATTCTTTCCATGGGAACCGGCAGCGACTTTATCAAAAGCCTGAAGATTCCGAACGATCCGTTCCATCAGGTTGCAACCCTCAAACAGGGTCAGACAAGGAAAATCGATGTCGGTAAAATTGAATTCACTCTAAAGGGAAAACAAGAGAAAAGAATTTTTTTAAACATTGTTGATGCCGGCTTGGGAGCTGATGTCCTGGAGCGACTCCATACCTCGCGAAGGTTCTTTGGAAGGAGCGCCGCCTATCTTCTGGCCACCTTGCAAGCGTATCGTCATCGCAAGTGTCATGAGATGGAGATCGTTGTTGATGGCGAAAGAGGTTGGAGAGAAAAGGCCCTCCTGATCGCATTGGCAAACGGCCAATGCTTTGGTGGGGGGATGCGGATTGCCCCACACGCCAATCTTGAGGACGGTCTCATTGACATCACCCTTGTCCGCGACCTCTCTCCCACCCGATTGCCACTTGTACTCCCGGCCCTGTATGCGGGGAAACTCGATCATCTTCCACAGGTCACTATGCGGCGTGGCCGCAGGGTTGAGATTAACTCGTCCTTTCCTGTCCCTCTCGATATTGATGGGGAACAGATCGGGACCTTGCCGCTCCATCTGGAGGTCCTTCCGGAAGCCCTGAGGCTCTTTTCGTAA
- a CDS encoding (Fe-S)-binding protein: MKSPDQATSLCHSCPKLCRYACPVAETDQNEATTPWGKMSAMKLSENGILPFNRETASLAYKCLDCKASEGACELDNPVPETLFHYRAKAFAAKVAPPSILTYAEQFQKFSNPFGIDLQKKMKSLLPREFSTPLKKIAYFPGCSEIQHFPKSTAHALVLLRKCRIDLELFHEPILCCGYPLYAAGDIENFREIAEINIHAFQKYREVIVGSPTCLQTIDVTYRQLGFRFSTRFYHVVEKIKIPPTSLHPLPELRAGQRIAYHDPCHLGRARGIYDPPRQFIKAATGVEPVEFFTNRANSSCCGAGGLLPISSPDTARQITMNRIEEFKRTGASVLVTASPECACRFKAIDPKIKVMGLLDLLS; encoded by the coding sequence ATGAAAAGCCCCGATCAAGCGACCTCCCTCTGCCACTCCTGTCCAAAATTGTGCCGTTATGCCTGTCCCGTCGCGGAGACGGATCAGAACGAGGCGACGACCCCGTGGGGGAAGATGAGTGCCATGAAACTATCAGAGAATGGGATTCTCCCCTTTAATCGCGAGACCGCCTCACTCGCCTACAAATGCCTTGATTGCAAGGCTTCTGAAGGGGCGTGTGAGCTCGACAACCCGGTCCCCGAAACCCTTTTCCATTATCGCGCGAAGGCGTTTGCGGCCAAAGTGGCGCCTCCCTCCATACTCACTTATGCGGAACAGTTCCAAAAATTCAGCAATCCCTTTGGGATTGATCTCCAGAAAAAAATGAAATCGCTATTACCAAGGGAATTCTCCACGCCACTAAAAAAGATCGCCTACTTTCCAGGTTGCTCCGAGATCCAACATTTTCCAAAATCGACGGCGCATGCCCTTGTACTTCTTCGAAAGTGTCGGATCGACCTCGAACTCTTCCACGAACCGATCCTCTGTTGTGGCTATCCACTCTATGCTGCGGGGGACATCGAGAATTTCAGGGAGATTGCCGAGATCAACATCCATGCCTTTCAAAAGTACCGGGAGGTGATTGTCGGATCGCCGACCTGCCTGCAAACAATCGATGTGACATATCGTCAACTGGGCTTCCGGTTTTCAACGCGGTTTTATCATGTTGTGGAGAAAATAAAAATCCCCCCAACCTCCCTTCACCCTTTGCCAGAGCTTAGGGCAGGTCAAAGGATTGCCTATCACGATCCCTGTCATCTGGGTCGGGCTCGAGGGATTTATGATCCACCCCGTCAGTTCATCAAAGCAGCAACCGGTGTCGAGCCGGTTGAATTTTTTACAAATCGAGCGAACAGTTCCTGTTGCGGCGCGGGAGGACTCTTGCCAATCTCATCTCCCGATACAGCCAGACAAATCACCATGAACCGTATCGAAGAATTCAAGAGAACCGGCGCCTCGGTTTTAGTCACCGCCTCACCCGAATGTGCCTGCCGGTTCAAGGCAATCGATCCGAAAATAAAAGTCATGGGGCTTCTGGATCTACTGTCATGA
- a CDS encoding FAD-binding oxidoreductase, which yields MKKIFLDEISLTATCPAALLIADLETYLRKKKYTLGYQPEAGTKLTLQKALEKRIPNRWAARYGEIENICMALSVNTPFGPIQTRRAPRAATGPDFKKIFIGSSKKYGTLQEVILRVSPRPEREIALQIRWKKRNQENFLKRFLGSGVSFRSLQKMNSQELEIELCGSRESVEAGLKTVHKMVKETGGTCSIRRER from the coding sequence ATGAAAAAAATCTTTCTCGACGAGATCTCTCTGACAGCCACCTGCCCGGCGGCATTATTGATTGCTGACCTGGAGACCTATTTGCGAAAGAAGAAATACACCCTCGGCTATCAACCGGAAGCCGGAACCAAGCTAACCCTTCAAAAGGCCCTCGAAAAGAGAATTCCGAATCGCTGGGCAGCGAGATACGGTGAAATAGAGAATATTTGTATGGCCCTGTCCGTTAACACGCCGTTCGGCCCGATCCAGACCCGGAGGGCCCCACGAGCAGCAACGGGTCCTGATTTCAAAAAAATATTTATCGGCTCTTCAAAAAAATATGGGACCCTTCAGGAGGTGATACTCCGTGTTTCTCCAAGACCCGAGAGGGAGATCGCACTTCAAATAAGATGGAAAAAGAGAAATCAGGAGAATTTTCTCAAGAGATTTTTGGGGAGTGGGGTCAGCTTTCGATCGCTTCAAAAGATGAATTCGCAGGAACTGGAGATAGAACTCTGTGGATCGAGGGAGAGTGTGGAAGCAGGCCTAAAGACCGTTCACAAGATGGTCAAGGAAACAGGGGGAACCTGTTCCATAAGGAGAGAGAGATGA
- a CDS encoding FAD-binding oxidoreductase, protein MKSSIKKTLENLLGPSRVAVDPVNRALYCRDMMSGSTLEMKAGLHPHLPDLICWPETTEEVSKIVRTANHHKIPVIPFGGGSGVSGGTLPLRGGIMIDLKRMASLETIKRVDDPYPHYVATIQSGILGEHLERKLNERGYTLGHFPSSILCATLGGYLAARSAGQLSSRYGKIEEMVEDLEAVLPLGTIVPFGGRIKKYPEVAPKEILVGSEGTLGIITRARMRIHPMAPAARYRGISFNSLSSALRAIRNIMQTGLRPSVIRLYDELDSLLLKYGYEADDRKKTGKKFLSEFPYLSSLKENAFHALLHHPDWIQTLFQLAPAECLLIIGFEGDADFIRHQEKEALKICKERIARDLGEKPGLHWLKKRYSVSFKMPDLLEKDCFVDTIEVAATWDRLEALYEGVRRELKKQCLVLAHFSHAYSEGCSIYFTVIGHTGSARKNLESYRQVWRKAMGATLAAGGTISHHHGIGLLKAEWLAQELGGAMRFFKRIKKELDPHNFMNPGKMGLEMMG, encoded by the coding sequence ATGAAGAGCTCCATTAAAAAGACTCTCGAGAATCTCCTCGGACCCAGCCGTGTGGCTGTCGACCCCGTTAATCGGGCCCTCTATTGCAGGGATATGATGAGCGGTTCCACGCTGGAAATGAAGGCGGGGCTTCACCCCCATCTGCCTGATCTTATCTGCTGGCCGGAAACAACGGAAGAGGTATCAAAAATTGTGAGAACCGCCAATCACCATAAGATCCCCGTCATCCCTTTTGGGGGAGGCTCCGGTGTCTCCGGAGGAACCCTCCCACTCCGCGGTGGCATCATGATCGATCTCAAAAGGATGGCGTCTCTCGAAACAATCAAAAGAGTCGATGACCCTTATCCCCATTATGTGGCAACGATTCAGTCCGGTATCCTGGGAGAACATCTCGAAAGAAAACTGAACGAACGGGGATACACCCTCGGACATTTTCCTTCTTCGATTCTTTGCGCTACACTTGGCGGCTATCTTGCAGCCCGATCGGCCGGGCAGCTCTCATCCCGTTACGGCAAGATTGAGGAGATGGTGGAGGATCTCGAGGCGGTTTTGCCATTGGGCACAATCGTTCCTTTCGGCGGAAGGATCAAAAAATATCCGGAGGTCGCACCCAAAGAAATTCTTGTCGGATCGGAAGGGACACTCGGGATCATCACGCGTGCCCGGATGAGAATCCATCCGATGGCCCCAGCCGCCAGATACCGTGGCATCTCATTTAACAGCCTCTCTTCCGCCCTCCGGGCAATCCGCAACATCATGCAGACAGGTCTCCGCCCTTCTGTTATTCGTCTCTATGACGAGCTTGACTCCCTCCTTTTGAAATACGGTTACGAAGCAGATGACAGAAAAAAAACAGGGAAGAAATTTCTTTCGGAGTTCCCCTACTTGAGCAGCCTGAAGGAAAATGCCTTTCACGCCCTTTTGCATCATCCCGACTGGATACAAACCTTGTTTCAGTTAGCCCCTGCCGAATGCCTGCTGATTATCGGATTCGAGGGGGACGCAGATTTCATTCGTCATCAGGAAAAGGAGGCACTCAAAATCTGCAAGGAACGGATTGCACGCGATCTGGGTGAAAAACCGGGACTCCATTGGCTCAAAAAGAGGTACAGCGTCTCCTTCAAGATGCCAGACCTCCTGGAAAAGGATTGTTTTGTCGATACCATCGAGGTCGCCGCCACATGGGATCGCCTCGAAGCGCTTTATGAAGGTGTCCGGAGGGAGCTTAAAAAACAGTGCCTTGTCCTGGCCCATTTTTCGCATGCCTATTCGGAGGGCTGTTCGATCTATTTTACAGTGATAGGACATACGGGCTCCGCCAGGAAGAATCTCGAGAGCTATCGCCAGGTCTGGAGGAAGGCGATGGGGGCAACCCTTGCCGCAGGTGGAACGATCAGCCATCACCATGGGATTGGGTTGCTCAAAGCCGAATGGCTTGCCCAGGAGCTGGGGGGGGCCATGAGGTTCTTTAAAAGGATCAAGAAAGAGCTTGATCCCCACAACTTCATGAATCCGGGGAAGATGGGGCTCGAAATGATGGGGTGA
- the glpB gene encoding anaerobic glycerol-3-phosphate dehydrogenase subunit B has protein sequence MTSRITIIGSGITAAAAALEALQHGTHVTVISGQPGATALSSGTWDVAALSPPTSASPWNEIPSAMTCMEQLLRFESDHPYSLIQKKEDPISFVGKALERLSSELSLHLRGSLRQPFLALTPLGTPKVTAYVGPMQSTGNLLDMREARLLLVGFCGLGTYFPSLAEAVLKRQLSTQKEVYLKETKSTLLSLREFRFLGSPMDLALRLDQESRQDRFYDQLIDAAEQFRATHVALPPVMGLEQSNHLMTRLRENSAIKWFEMPGTPPSLPGLRLHRQIEKFFKGGRIDYLEGEVKGAATHAKRITHLELSDGKRIEVQNLILATGRYIGGGLASDEALREPILNLPLFSQGKRVDGTKPSRLTSPNFLSSHPLFEAGVRVGAHFQPVDQRGYLLYENLWAAGSLLTGYQEASQGCGMGVAVATGMIAGRFAAC, from the coding sequence ATGACTTCAAGGATCACGATCATTGGCTCTGGAATCACCGCCGCGGCTGCTGCACTGGAGGCACTTCAACACGGGACCCATGTCACGGTCATTTCCGGGCAGCCTGGCGCCACCGCACTCTCATCAGGAACATGGGACGTCGCTGCCCTTTCTCCTCCAACGTCTGCTTCTCCATGGAACGAGATCCCTTCTGCAATGACCTGCATGGAACAACTCTTGCGGTTCGAGTCAGATCACCCTTATTCTTTGATTCAAAAGAAGGAAGATCCGATCTCTTTCGTCGGCAAGGCACTGGAGCGTCTTTCTTCCGAACTGTCCCTGCACCTGCGTGGTTCCCTGCGCCAACCTTTCCTTGCCCTGACACCGCTCGGCACACCCAAGGTGACGGCCTACGTAGGACCGATGCAATCAACGGGCAATCTGCTCGACATGCGGGAGGCCCGTCTTCTGCTCGTCGGTTTTTGTGGGCTTGGGACCTACTTTCCCTCCCTCGCAGAGGCAGTCCTGAAAAGGCAGCTATCGACTCAAAAGGAAGTCTACCTGAAGGAGACAAAATCGACCCTTCTCTCTCTCCGAGAGTTTCGATTCCTTGGTTCACCGATGGACCTTGCCCTCCGTCTGGATCAGGAATCACGGCAGGACCGGTTTTACGATCAATTGATCGATGCGGCCGAACAATTTCGGGCCACACATGTGGCGCTTCCACCTGTCATGGGGCTGGAGCAATCCAATCATCTCATGACACGGCTCCGGGAAAATTCCGCCATCAAATGGTTTGAGATGCCGGGAACCCCCCCGTCACTCCCGGGCCTACGACTGCACCGCCAGATAGAAAAATTCTTTAAGGGAGGAAGGATCGATTACCTGGAAGGAGAGGTGAAGGGTGCAGCCACTCATGCCAAGAGGATCACTCATCTGGAGCTATCCGACGGAAAAAGAATCGAGGTGCAAAATCTTATCCTTGCCACAGGGCGTTATATCGGCGGTGGTTTGGCGAGCGACGAGGCCTTGCGCGAACCGATCCTCAATCTCCCACTTTTTTCCCAAGGGAAACGGGTTGATGGCACAAAACCATCGCGCCTGACCTCGCCCAACTTTCTCTCTTCACATCCTTTGTTTGAGGCAGGGGTCCGCGTTGGGGCTCACTTCCAGCCGGTTGATCAAAGAGGCTACCTCCTCTATGAAAACCTCTGGGCCGCCGGCTCACTCCTGACCGGCTACCAGGAGGCGAGCCAGGGATGCGGAATGGGGGTGGCGGTTGCCACAGGAATGATCGCCGGGAGGTTCGCTGCATGCTGA
- a CDS encoding glycerol-3-phosphate dehydrogenase/oxidase: MPEQFDIIVIGGGCNGTGIARDCAMRGLKVLLIEKNDFSAGTTGASSGMIHGGPKYLMSDVKTTKLSSQDAGYIRKIAPHLCFRTPFLYPEVRDDALWKKKIRLLLVDAYFQAYDRFSELKGGKKHLRLTREETLNLEPGISPDVVGSVTFDEWGIQTDRLCIANALAAHEYGAIIKNHTEVKKIRREGETVIGLIAHDRRTDELLEYRAQIVFNATGPWVPQICDMAGVKIRLRPAKGIHLILDRRISNVAVVSKCIDGREIFFNPHDNRTLIGTTDDDYYGDLDNIPVTEDEVEYLLQGMEQSYPEIRKARIVSTTRGVRPTLFGYGKSEDSLSREHKIFDHEKEDGLKGFLSMAGGKLAAYRQMSEEASDLVCKKLGRHSRCTTHEVPLPGGDTIPLPQEVAKKFDLHPYIAERIISRQGSHVETVLQSVSEKPEEKAVLCPCEPVTVCEIRHAIREEWACTLGDLKRRTRLGMGSCQGAQCLLPALAILEEENAGLSWLDQRGPLDELRSFLEESWKARSPVLNGVQVAEEEILQIVYQGVFGLGVMK, translated from the coding sequence ATGCCGGAACAGTTCGACATCATTGTCATTGGCGGTGGTTGCAACGGTACCGGCATTGCCCGCGATTGCGCCATGCGCGGTCTCAAGGTCCTTCTCATTGAAAAAAACGATTTCTCGGCCGGGACGACCGGTGCCTCCTCCGGGATGATCCACGGCGGTCCGAAGTACCTCATGAGCGATGTCAAAACAACGAAGCTCTCCTCACAAGACGCGGGATACATTCGCAAGATTGCCCCCCACCTCTGTTTTCGAACCCCATTTCTCTACCCAGAGGTGCGGGATGATGCTCTTTGGAAAAAGAAGATCCGTCTCCTGCTTGTTGATGCCTACTTTCAGGCGTACGATCGTTTCTCGGAACTCAAGGGAGGGAAAAAGCACCTCCGTCTCACGCGCGAGGAGACGCTGAATTTAGAACCGGGGATCTCCCCCGATGTCGTCGGTTCGGTTACCTTCGATGAATGGGGAATCCAGACCGATCGGCTCTGTATTGCCAATGCCTTGGCCGCCCACGAATATGGGGCCATCATCAAAAACCATACCGAAGTAAAAAAAATCAGGCGGGAGGGGGAGACGGTTATCGGCCTGATCGCCCATGACCGACGGACTGATGAACTGCTCGAATACCGCGCCCAAATCGTCTTCAATGCAACCGGCCCGTGGGTTCCCCAAATTTGTGACATGGCGGGAGTTAAGATCCGCCTGCGCCCCGCCAAGGGGATCCATCTCATTCTGGACCGGCGAATCAGTAATGTCGCGGTTGTTTCCAAGTGTATTGATGGGAGAGAAATCTTCTTTAACCCCCACGATAACCGGACCCTCATTGGCACCACCGACGACGATTACTATGGCGACCTCGACAATATTCCGGTCACCGAAGATGAGGTGGAGTATCTGCTTCAAGGAATGGAACAGTCCTATCCTGAGATCCGGAAGGCACGGATCGTCTCAACAACCCGCGGAGTCCGTCCAACCCTCTTCGGATATGGAAAATCCGAGGATTCCCTCTCACGTGAACACAAGATCTTCGATCATGAGAAGGAAGATGGCCTAAAAGGGTTTCTTTCCATGGCGGGCGGAAAGCTGGCAGCCTATCGGCAGATGTCGGAAGAGGCGAGTGATCTTGTCTGTAAAAAATTGGGGCGACATTCCCGATGCACCACCCATGAGGTGCCGCTTCCAGGAGGCGATACGATTCCTCTTCCTCAAGAGGTTGCCAAAAAATTTGATCTCCACCCTTACATCGCAGAGAGAATCATCAGCAGGCAGGGAAGTCATGTTGAAACGGTTCTTCAATCAGTTTCCGAAAAACCGGAAGAGAAGGCGGTTCTTTGCCCCTGCGAACCCGTCACCGTCTGTGAGATCCGTCATGCAATCCGTGAGGAGTGGGCCTGCACCCTGGGAGATCTGAAGAGAAGGACGCGACTCGGAATGGGATCGTGCCAGGGAGCGCAATGTCTTCTCCCCGCCCTCGCGATCCTTGAGGAAGAGAATGCGGGTCTTTCCTGGCTGGATCAGAGGGGACCTCTGGACGAACTCCGCTCTTTTCTCGAGGAATCCTGGAAGGCACGATCTCCCGTTTTGAATGGAGTCCAGGTTGCGGAGGAAGAGATTCTCCAGATTGTCTATCAAGGGGTCTTCGGATTGGGAGTTATGAAATGA
- the tolB gene encoding Tol-Pal system beta propeller repeat protein TolB encodes MISILLPLLPLDSEARVYILLNEPSPKPFPIAIADLPTDGPKKIKGWSEGLSEQIRNDLILTGLFDVVDRSDYPKGSLEPDKIQFPSWTLIGVQAVAGGTYSVLEDGIRISLYLYDPFLGQQLINRNYRAKEGEVGTVAHHFADEIMKELTGERGVSSTKIAYVCQPSKRKKGVKEICLMDMDGKNQRQLTNHRSISLSPDWSGAGNEIVYTSYIDGIPELFTVNASGATYQVTQNNNINLSPRWTGQGYLTVASALDGDTELYLFSSKGKVLRQLTNSFGIDINPSWSPDGKRFVFASERAGRLHIFSANNDGGEIRRLTYVGYHNDNPVWSPRGDKIAFQARDAGAWDLFIMNSDGSMIQRLTANQGDNESPSWAPNGRMIVFGSTRNDALQLFIMKEDGSNQTPVGPKGGATQPSWSPWFD; translated from the coding sequence TTGATTTCAATCCTGCTGCCCTTGCTGCCTCTGGACAGTGAGGCACGGGTCTATATCCTCTTAAACGAACCGTCTCCCAAGCCATTCCCGATCGCGATTGCTGATCTCCCCACCGACGGACCCAAGAAAATCAAGGGATGGTCGGAGGGGTTGTCAGAGCAGATCCGGAATGACCTGATCCTGACAGGGCTGTTTGATGTTGTCGATCGATCGGATTATCCAAAAGGCTCTCTGGAGCCGGACAAGATCCAATTTCCCTCCTGGACATTAATCGGGGTCCAGGCGGTCGCCGGCGGAACCTACTCTGTCCTGGAGGACGGCATCAGAATTTCGCTCTATCTGTACGACCCTTTTTTGGGTCAACAGCTGATTAACCGGAATTATCGGGCCAAGGAGGGAGAGGTCGGAACGGTCGCCCACCACTTTGCCGATGAGATCATGAAGGAGCTGACTGGCGAACGGGGCGTCTCATCCACAAAAATCGCCTATGTCTGTCAACCCAGTAAAAGGAAGAAGGGGGTCAAGGAAATTTGCCTCATGGATATGGATGGAAAAAACCAGCGTCAATTGACAAATCATCGTTCCATCAGCCTCTCCCCTGACTGGTCTGGGGCCGGCAATGAGATTGTCTATACCTCTTATATTGATGGCATCCCGGAACTCTTTACCGTAAACGCCTCGGGCGCTACCTATCAGGTCACTCAAAACAACAATATCAATCTCTCGCCCCGCTGGACGGGACAAGGGTATCTTACCGTCGCCTCGGCCCTGGATGGTGACACCGAGCTTTATCTTTTCAGCTCCAAGGGGAAGGTCTTGCGCCAGCTAACGAACAGTTTTGGTATCGACATCAATCCCTCCTGGTCACCGGATGGAAAGCGGTTTGTCTTTGCCTCGGAGCGTGCAGGACGGCTCCACATCTTTTCCGCTAATAATGATGGGGGAGAGATTCGGAGACTGACCTATGTTGGTTATCATAACGACAACCCCGTCTGGTCACCCCGCGGCGACAAGATCGCTTTTCAGGCACGGGACGCCGGGGCCTGGGATCTGTTCATCATGAACTCCGATGGTTCGATGATCCAGAGGTTAACCGCCAATCAAGGGGACAATGAAAGCCCTTCCTGGGCACCTAACGGCCGAATGATCGTCTTCGGTTCCACACGAAACGACGCCTTACAACTTTTTATCATGAAAGAGGATGGCTCAAATCAAACACCCGTGGGACCAAAAGGGGGAGCGACACAGCCGTCTTGGAGTCCGTGGTTCGATTAA
- a CDS encoding TonB C-terminal domain-containing protein, which yields MEITLRKSLYWSLACHMVAFFLLIFSPYLPFKPYRHHEQKITWITLPKGVTGTFGASMKKSEGLPKTTIEDQKREIPEMKKGKEDSNMIYSGPKKSLRGLKTAEEKAMEKILAKASQEVASRKAAIPEAAQIPVGENGGFPEGVTAGSQVPPDDPELLLYKMKVTKIIMEEWFPSYKLRDPNLGLICRLIVRINERGEAIETIWDQKSGNGSYDASALRALQKALPLPLPPEKLRWELAQEGILFDFNPAALAASGQ from the coding sequence GTGGAAATTACTCTTCGAAAAAGTCTCTACTGGTCCTTAGCCTGTCATATGGTTGCCTTCTTTTTACTGATTTTTTCACCCTACCTGCCATTCAAACCCTACCGCCATCACGAGCAGAAGATTACCTGGATCACTCTTCCCAAAGGGGTGACCGGAACCTTCGGGGCCAGCATGAAAAAATCCGAAGGCCTGCCGAAAACAACGATCGAGGATCAAAAGAGGGAGATCCCGGAAATGAAAAAAGGGAAAGAGGATTCAAACATGATCTATTCGGGGCCCAAAAAATCCCTCCGTGGCCTAAAAACAGCCGAAGAGAAGGCAATGGAGAAAATCCTCGCCAAGGCAAGCCAGGAGGTCGCCAGCCGGAAGGCAGCAATCCCTGAGGCAGCACAAATTCCTGTGGGAGAGAATGGTGGCTTTCCGGAGGGGGTCACAGCGGGAAGTCAGGTCCCGCCCGATGATCCGGAATTGCTTCTCTACAAGATGAAGGTCACCAAAATCATCATGGAGGAATGGTTCCCGTCCTACAAGTTGAGGGATCCGAATTTAGGATTGATTTGCAGACTGATCGTCCGTATTAACGAGCGGGGTGAGGCGATTGAAACAATCTGGGATCAAAAATCGGGTAACGGATCGTATGATGCATCGGCCCTGCGAGCGCTTCAAAAGGCCCTTCCTCTCCCTCTCCCTCCGGAAAAACTGCGGTGGGAGCTGGCTCAGGAGGGGATTCTTTTTGATTTCAATCCTGCTGCCCTTGCTGCCTCTGGACAGTGA
- the tolR gene encoding protein TolR, with the protein MGIHNSDKGKPLSEINVTPFVDVMLVLLIIFMITAPLISQGLDVDLPETAAPNMKRSESDVIITIDKEGKIFLLDDKTAYSLDNIEEKLQAVFKRRERKEILLQADRKTAYGIVVKAIALFKKAGVERVGMMTEEEKEKT; encoded by the coding sequence ATGGGGATTCATAATTCCGACAAAGGAAAACCTCTCTCCGAAATCAACGTCACCCCCTTTGTAGACGTCATGCTCGTTTTGTTGATCATCTTCATGATCACGGCACCCCTCATTTCCCAAGGTCTTGATGTCGACCTCCCTGAGACAGCGGCCCCTAACATGAAGCGCTCGGAGTCAGATGTTATTATCACGATCGACAAGGAAGGAAAAATCTTCCTTCTAGACGACAAAACCGCCTATTCCCTCGACAACATCGAGGAGAAGCTGCAGGCCGTTTTCAAACGCCGCGAAAGAAAAGAGATCCTCCTTCAGGCCGACAGGAAGACCGCTTATGGAATCGTTGTCAAGGCGATCGCTCTGTTCAAAAAGGCTGGGGTCGAACGGGTTGGAATGATGACCGAAGAAGAAAAGGAAAAAACGTAA